A DNA window from Pogona vitticeps strain Pit_001003342236 chromosome 2, PviZW2.1, whole genome shotgun sequence contains the following coding sequences:
- the B3GALT4 gene encoding beta-1,3-galactosyltransferase 4 translates to MALPSLLKRCLRFRLLWGLLSGLTTLSTLSFLASGGHEVLLSSSLPYLLDNGGHHPLSAPLLPSSEDFLLQPPPEACSPRPPSLLVLVTSAPEHTAQRQAVRDTWGGVRWARDYTVRTFFALGLPPEPSRQAALEREAAGHRDIIQGRFMDTYRNLTLKTLALLGWATTHCSGALFLLKADDDVFLNLPALVEHLQRSEGTSPAYLGRIHWRVRPDRDPNSHHHVPASLYPEGVFPPYCSGTAYVLSGDSLAAILGAARHVPLIPVEDVFVGLCTRRAGLAPKHLARMAGSAHVPPDPCCYREVMFSVHQVAPAEMVAMWDEAGPREKPCSLVQRALGLLRCKALAWLS, encoded by the coding sequence ATGGCTCTGCCGTCCCTCCTGAAACGCTGCCTGCGGTTCCGGCTGCTGTGGGGGCTGCTCTCCGGCCTGACCACGCTCTCCACACTCAGCTTCCTGGCCAGCGGAGGCCACGAGGTGCTGCTTTCCAGCTCCCTGCCCTACCTGCTGGACAATGGGGGGCACCACCCCCTAAGCGCCCCCCTGCTGCCCTCCTCGGAGGACTTCCTCCTGCAGCCTCCGCCCGAGGCCTGCAGCCCCCGGCCCCCCTCCCTGCTCGTCCTGGTGACCAGCGCCCCAGAGCATACGGCCCAGCGGCAGGCAGTGCGCGACACCTGGGGAGGGGTCCGGTGGGCCAGGGACTACACCGTCCGGACTTTCTTCGCCCTGGGATTGCCCCCGGAGCCCTCCCGGCAGGCGGCTTTGGAGCGGGAGGCCGCCGGGCACCGAGACATCATCCAGGGGCGCTTCATGGACACCTACCGCAACCTCACCCTCAAGACGCTGGCCCTCCTGGGCTGGGCCACCACCCACTGCTCCGgggccctcttcctcctcaaagCCGACGACGATGTCTTCCTCAACCTGCCCGCCCTGGTGGAACACCTCCAGCGATCCGAGGGCACCTCGCCCGCCTACCTGGGTCGGATCCATTGGAGGGTGCGCCCCGACCGAGACCCCAACAGCCACCACCATGTGCCCGCCTCCCTTTACCCAGAAGGTGTCTTCCCGCCCTACTGCAGCGGCACGGCCTACGTGCTCTCCGGAGACTCCCTGGCCGCCATCTTGGGGGCGGCCCGCCACGTGCCCTTGATCCCCGTGGAGGACGTCTTTGTGGGTCTCTGCACCCGCCGGGCGGGCCTCGCCCCCAAGCACCTGGCCCGCATGGCGGGGTCTGCCCACGTGCCCCCTGACCCCTGCTGCTACCGGGAGGTGATGTTCAGCGTCCACCAGGTGGCCCCTGCGGAGATGGTGGCCATGTGGGACGAGGCAGGTCCTCGGGAGAAGCCCTGCAGCCTCGTCCAGCGGGCCTTGGGCCTCCTCCGGTGCAAGGCGCTGGCTTGGCTCAGCTAG